In one Candidatus Kuenenbacteria bacterium genomic region, the following are encoded:
- a CDS encoding glycosyltransferase family 2 protein codes for MDLSVIIVSWRVKDLLRQCLNSIYQHTSGLKFEVFVVDNNSLDGTIEMVRQEFPQVELIVHAKNYGFAAANNEAIKSAAGRYVLLLNPDTELFDNALGRMVELMDRNDGWGIAGCRLLNTDKTLQESVRRFPDWFGQALILLKLQHTRLGQKVLRHYLAKDFNYEAVSSVEQIMGAFFMIRRSVLDKVGLLDERYFYWFEEVDYCRRAKDHDFQVVYTPEPAVIHHGGASFKQLNWHKQIVWDHSLQHYFWLHGKKWQWFILWFLQPISVLLALLIHLWTK; via the coding sequence ATGGATTTATCAGTTATTATTGTCAGCTGGCGGGTCAAAGACCTGCTCCGTCAGTGTCTCAATTCAATTTACCAGCATACTTCTGGCCTGAAGTTTGAGGTTTTTGTGGTGGATAATAATTCTCTCGACGGCACTATTGAAATGGTCCGGCAGGAATTCCCCCAAGTGGAATTGATTGTTCACGCCAAAAACTATGGTTTTGCCGCCGCCAATAACGAAGCCATCAAATCCGCGGCTGGTCGCTATGTTTTGCTTTTAAATCCGGATACCGAGCTTTTTGATAATGCCCTTGGCCGCATGGTCGAACTGATGGATCGAAATGACGGTTGGGGCATAGCTGGTTGTCGACTTTTAAACACGGACAAAACTCTTCAGGAGTCAGTGCGTCGTTTCCCAGATTGGTTTGGCCAGGCTTTGATTCTATTGAAATTACAGCACACCAGATTGGGCCAAAAAGTATTGCGGCATTATCTGGCCAAAGATTTTAATTACGAGGCCGTTTCCTCGGTCGAGCAGATCATGGGTGCTTTTTTTATGATCCGCCGGTCAGTTTTGGACAAAGTGGGTCTTTTGGATGAACGTTATTTTTATTGGTTTGAAGAAGTTGATTATTGCCGTCGAGCCAAAGACCATGATTTCCAAGTAGTCTATACGCCGGAGCCGGCCGTTATCCATCATGGCGGCGCCAGCTTCAAGCAGCTCAATTGGCACAAACAGATCGTCTGGGATCACTCCTTGCAACATTATTTTTGGCTTCATGGCAAAAAATGGCAGTGGTTTATTTTGTGGTTTCTCCAGCCCATTAGTGTTTTATTAGCTTTATTGATTCACCTTTGGACAAAATAA
- a CDS encoding glycosyltransferase family 2 protein encodes MVSVCIVTYNSMKYLPYFLDSIFHQSYWQERGESPDIFIVDNASSDKTVEYIRTNFPAAHLLRNVNNIGLSRAWNQAIKMTHGEYLLIMNPDVILDEKFLSILVKDMEDNADLGSAGGKLYQLDFEKEGDYLIAPAKTTTLDSCGLLGYKSRRFVDRGAGEKDLSQYNQKEEVFGISGACLLVRRSALERLKFGEEYFDESFFMYQEDIDLAWRLQLSGYRSIYDPAATAWHHRRARSGQKSQLATLKYRRDKENLVNFHSYKNHLMLLYKNEFRNNFFLDFPHIFWYELKKFLYVLIFEAGNFFRCWTYILKNRGLLRQKRRLGMKLKRVRPEEVRQWFLISNKQDK; translated from the coding sequence ATGGTTTCTGTCTGCATCGTCACTTATAATTCTATGAAATATCTGCCCTATTTTTTGGACAGCATTTTTCATCAAAGCTACTGGCAGGAGAGGGGAGAGTCGCCGGATATTTTTATCGTGGACAATGCCTCTTCGGACAAAACTGTCGAGTATATTCGCACCAATTTTCCCGCTGCGCACCTGCTCCGCAACGTAAACAACATAGGCCTGTCGCGCGCCTGGAATCAGGCCATAAAGATGACTCATGGCGAATATCTTCTCATTATGAACCCCGATGTTATTTTGGACGAGAAATTTTTGTCTATTTTAGTCAAAGATATGGAAGATAATGCTGACCTTGGTTCGGCTGGTGGGAAACTGTATCAGTTGGACTTTGAAAAAGAAGGGGACTATCTTATTGCCCCAGCCAAAACCACCACCCTTGATTCCTGCGGTCTCCTTGGCTACAAAAGCCGACGCTTTGTTGACCGTGGCGCTGGTGAAAAAGACCTGAGCCAATACAATCAAAAAGAAGAAGTTTTTGGCATTAGCGGCGCCTGTCTACTAGTCCGCCGGAGCGCTCTCGAGCGTCTCAAATTTGGTGAAGAATATTTTGATGAAAGTTTTTTTATGTATCAGGAAGACATAGATCTCGCCTGGCGCCTACAGCTTTCTGGCTACAGATCAATTTATGATCCAGCGGCCACCGCCTGGCACCATCGCCGGGCCCGTTCTGGCCAAAAAAGCCAGCTCGCCACCCTAAAATATCGCCGGGATAAAGAAAATTTGGTCAACTTTCATTCTTACAAAAATCACCTAATGCTCCTTTATAAAAATGAGTTTCGTAACAATTTTTTCCTTGATTTCCCTCATATTTTTTGGTATGAGTTGAAAAAATTTCTATATGTGCTAATATTTGAGGCTGGCAATTTTTTCCGCTGCTGGACCTATATTTTAAAAAACAGGGGTCTTTTGAGACAAAAAAGGAGATTGGGTATGAAGCTAAAAAGGGTCAGGCCGGAAGAAGTGAGACAGTGGTTTTTGATAAGTAATAAGCAAGACAAGTAA
- a CDS encoding four helix bundle protein, which produces MEINSFRQILAWQKAHQLALVIYKAVGYLPDYEKYNLTSQMIRAAVSTSANIVEGFARLGSSDSLRFYNIAEASLEELKYHTLLCFDLEYFSQKQYQYLSTLEDEVGKILKGWIKSQIKNKKDLT; this is translated from the coding sequence ATGGAAATAAATAGTTTCAGACAAATTTTAGCCTGGCAGAAGGCTCATCAATTGGCTCTGGTCATCTATAAGGCCGTTGGGTATCTACCTGATTATGAAAAATATAATCTAACCAGTCAAATGATTAGAGCCGCTGTTTCCACCTCGGCCAACATAGTAGAAGGCTTTGCTAGGCTTGGCTCGTCAGACAGTCTAAGGTTTTACAACATAGCAGAGGCTTCATTGGAAGAATTAAAATATCACACCTTGCTATGTTTTGATCTTGAGTACTTCAGTCAAAAACAATACCAATATCTATCAACCCTCGAAGATGAAGTCGGCAAAATCTTAAAGGGCTGGATAAAATCACAAATTAAAAACAAAAAAGACCTTACCTAA